The Candidatus Methylomirabilis sp. genome window below encodes:
- a CDS encoding HPF/RaiA family ribosome-associated protein, with amino-acid sequence MAVEIRGLSRDPALRARVARRLSAALAPLRVKPVAARVIFSDENGPKGGIAIRCALMVRLPYRPTIRVEDTAATARLAFDGSFAALERRVARYRIRARDLSRRPKKYFVAKRLLAAGLRPASRD; translated from the coding sequence ATGGCGGTGGAGATCCGGGGGCTTTCCCGCGACCCGGCCCTGCGCGCCCGGGTCGCCAGGCGGCTCAGCGCGGCCCTGGCGCCGTTGCGGGTCAAACCGGTGGCGGCGCGGGTGATCTTCTCCGATGAGAACGGGCCGAAGGGCGGGATCGCGATCCGGTGCGCGCTGATGGTCCGGCTGCCCTACCGGCCGACGATCCGGGTGGAGGACACGGCGGCAACCGCACGGCTGGCCTTCGACGGCAGCTTCGCGGCGCTCGAGCGGCGGGTCGCGCGATATCGCATCCGCGCGAGGGATCTCAGCCGCCGCCCGAAGAAGTATTTCGTCGCAAAGCGGCTGCTGGCGGCGGGTCTGCGGCCAGCCTCGCGGGATTGA